Proteins encoded together in one Shewanella acanthi window:
- a CDS encoding RNA pseudouridine synthase: protein MRLAKYLAQCGISSRREACRLIEAGRIHIDDRIATHTDAVHLDANARPIETLALDGKPIQAQEPLTYWLFNKAVGTDCRLLESDTTSLIHLLPQSPRLYPVGRLDKDSRGLLLLTNDGELTHKLMHPSFAHSKTYHVILDRPFDDAFMTNMANGVSYKNVQTLPCKVKRLTDSQFEITLTQGLNRQIRNMAKALGYRVIDLQRIAIMTLSLFAPMHKKLKEGEMRPLTEQEIQLLKQALNS, encoded by the coding sequence ATGCGTCTTGCCAAATACCTTGCCCAATGCGGCATCAGTTCTCGCCGTGAAGCCTGCCGACTAATTGAAGCTGGGCGTATTCATATCGATGACCGCATTGCAACGCACACGGATGCTGTTCATTTAGATGCGAATGCACGTCCCATTGAAACACTCGCCCTCGACGGTAAGCCAATCCAGGCTCAAGAGCCCTTAACCTATTGGCTATTTAACAAGGCAGTTGGTACCGATTGCCGGCTACTTGAGAGCGATACAACCAGCCTTATCCATTTATTGCCGCAGTCACCTAGGCTTTATCCTGTTGGTAGGCTAGATAAAGATTCCCGCGGATTATTGCTGCTCACCAATGACGGCGAACTTACCCATAAGCTTATGCACCCCAGTTTTGCCCACAGCAAAACCTACCATGTCATCCTAGATAGGCCCTTCGATGACGCGTTTATGACCAATATGGCGAACGGAGTCAGTTATAAAAATGTGCAAACCTTGCCATGTAAAGTAAAGCGTCTGACGGATTCTCAGTTTGAAATTACGCTAACCCAAGGGCTAAATCGCCAAATCCGTAATATGGCTAAGGCGCTCGGTTACCGCGTCATTGACTTGCAACGTATCGCCATTATGACTCTGTCATTATTTGCTCCGATGCACAAAAAGCTTAAAGAGGGCGAGATGCGCCCGCTGACCGAGCAAGAAATTCAACTCCTTAAACAGGCGTTAAACTCATAA